The sequence TGATGGCGCCCGTTTTCGCGTCACGACATCCGGCGGCATCATCGAGGCGGAAAGCCTCATTGTCGCGACGGGCGGCAAGTCCATCCCGAAAATGGGTGCGACCGGTTTCGCCTATCAGATCGCCGAACAGTTCGGCCTCAAACTCGTCGAGACTCGTCCGGGCCTCGTGCCGCTGACGCTCGATCCCGCCATGCTGGAAAGGCTGAGCCCGCTTGCCGGTGTCGCGGTTCCGGCCGAGGTTTTCCACGGCAAGACCTCGTTTGAGGAAGCGCTGCTCTTCACGCATCGCGGTTTGAGCGGCCCTTCCATCCTGCAAATCTCATCCTACTGGCGCGAGGGCGATGTCATCCGTCTGAAGCTGGAACCGGCGCGCGATATCGCCGCGCTGCTGAAGCAGGCGAAACAGAAGAACGGCCGCCAGTCGCCCCAGACCGCCTTGTCGGAAATCCTGCCGAAGCGCCTTGCCCAGCATGTCGTCGAACAATCCGGCCTCACCGGCCATCTGGCGGATATGTCCGACAAGGTGCTGGCGAAGCTGGCGGGCGAGGTGCAGGACTGGCAGATCAAGCCCGCCGGTTCTGAAGGTTATCGCACGGCGGAGGTCACGCTCG comes from Rhizobium rhizogenes and encodes:
- a CDS encoding NAD(P)/FAD-dependent oxidoreductase — its product is MMTEKCDVLILGAGAAGMMCAIRAGQRGRSVVILDHAKAPCEKIRISGGGRCNFTNIHAGPKNYLSANPHFAKSALARYTPRDFIALVEKHRIAWHEKTLGQLFCDDSAKDIIRMLLGEMQAVNAKLRLETSVSAVTHDGARFRVTTSGGIIEAESLIVATGGKSIPKMGATGFAYQIAEQFGLKLVETRPGLVPLTLDPAMLERLSPLAGVAVPAEVFHGKTSFEEALLFTHRGLSGPSILQISSYWREGDVIRLKLEPARDIAALLKQAKQKNGRQSPQTALSEILPKRLAQHVVEQSGLTGHLADMSDKVLAKLAGEVQDWQIKPAGSEGYRTAEVTLGGIDTTGLDSRSMAVKSVPGLFFIGECVDVTGWLGGYNFQWAWASGQAAGEFA